A genomic window from Hypomesus transpacificus isolate Combined female chromosome 15, fHypTra1, whole genome shotgun sequence includes:
- the ddx6 gene encoding probable ATP-dependent RNA helicase ddx6, with protein MSATRTENPMILGLSNQNGQLRGSLKSAGGPGGGGGSPQMQQSQTKIGSTINNGSSQSAPTANTVIKAGDDWKKNLKLPPKDMRMRTSDVTATKGNEFEDYCLKRELLMGIFEMGWEKPSPIQEESIPIALSGRDILARAKNGTGKSGAYLIPLLERIDLKRDCIQALGIVPTRELALQVSQICIQVSKHMGGVKVMATTGGTNLRDDIMRLDETVHVVIATPGRILDLIKKGVAKVDKVQMIVLDEADKLLSQDFMVMMEEILGYMAKQRQILLYSATFPLSVQKFMNSHLQKPYEINLMEELTLKGVTQYYAYVTERQKVHCLNTLFSRLQINQSIIFCNSSQRVELLAKKISQLGYSCFYIHAKMRQEHRNRVFHDFRNGLCRNLVCTDLFTRGIDIQAVNVVINFDFPKLGETYLHRIGRSGRFGHLGLAINLITYDDRFNLKGIEEQLGTEIKPIPGSIDKSLYVAEYHSESGEDGKL; from the exons ATGAGTGCCACAAGAACAGAGAACCCAATGATCTTGGGTTTGTCAAACCAGAATGGCCAACTTCGAGGATCGCTAAAGTCTGCGGGAGgaccaggtggaggagggggaagtcCTCAAATGCAACAAAGTCAGACAAAGATCGGAAGCACAATCAACAATGGCAGTTCTCAATCTGCCCCCACAGCCAACACTGTCATAAA GGCTGGAGATGACTGGAAGAAAAATTTGAAACTCCCCCCAAAGGACATGAGGATGAGGACTTCA GATGTAACCGCAACTAAAGGCAATGAATTTGAAGATTACTGCCTCAAGAGAGAGCTACTAATGGGAATCTTTGAGATGGGCTGGGAGAAACCTTCTCCTATCCAG GAGGAGAGCATTCCCATTGCGCTGTCAGGAAGAGACATCTTGGCTAGAGCAAAGAACGGCACAGGAAAGAGCGGAGCCTACCTCATCCCCTTACTTGAACGCATTGACCTGAAGAGGGACTGCATACAAG CTTTGGGCATCGTGCCCACCAGAGAACTGGCCCTGCAGGTCAGTCAGATATGCATCCAAGTCAGCAAACACATGGGTGGGGTCAAGGTCATGGCAACCACAGGTGGGACCAACCTGCGTGATGACATCATGAGGCTTGATGAGACAG TGCATGTGGTGATTGCTACACCTGGGAGAATCTTGGATCTGATCAAGAAAGGGGTAGCCAAAGTTGATAAAGTGCAGATGATCGTTCTGGATGAA GCTGATAAGCTCCTGTCTCAGGACTTTATGGTAATGATGGAAGAGATCCTGGGCTACATGGCAAAACAAAGACAGATCCTGCTCTACTCTGCCACCTTTCCACTCAGTGTGCAGAAGTTCATG AACTCTCATCTGCAAAAGCCCTATGAGATCAACCTAATGGAGGAGCTGACCCTTAAAGGAGTGACACAATATTATGCCTATGTTACTGAAAGGCAGAAGGTCCATTGCCTTAACACACTGTTCTCAAGG CTCCAGATCAATCAGTCCATAATCTTCTGCAACTCGTCTCAGAGAGTGGAGCTTCTGGCCAAGAAGATCTCCCAGCTTGGCTACTCCTGTTTCTACATCCACGCCAAGATGAGACAG GAGCACCGCAATCGTGTGTTCCACGACTTTAGAAATGGCCTGTGCAGAAACCTCGTCTGCACTG ATCTCTTTACCAGAGGCATTGACATTCAAGCTGTGAATGTTGTGATCAACTTTGACTTCCCCAAGCTGGGAGAGACGTATCTTCACCGCATCGGCAGATCCG GCCGTTTTGGACACCTGGGTTTGGCCATCAACCTGATCACCTACGACGACCGCTTCAACCTGAAGGGCATCGAAGAGCAGCTGGGGACTGAGATAAAGCCCATCCCTGGCAGCATCGACAAGAGCCTGTATGTGGCAGAGTACCACAGCGAGAGCGGGGAGGATGGCAAGCTGTGA
- the LOC124478352 gene encoding C-X-C chemokine receptor type 5 produces the protein MAVVTEGLYDFDTFDNKTLFEDLFSGDENSSDESEFDVEFTCSRGTGLLFSTVFQPLAYSLMLLLGLTGNGLMLTVLLNRRGLLRVTEIYLLHLAVADLLFLLTVPFALAQMVMGWVFGELFCIMVGLLNRLNMLCSSLLLACIGCDRYLAIVHAVPSLQSRRPRNVHLTCLFLWLMCLILSAPNAAFLSVAEVQTRQTCSFHSHGIHAKNWRLTNRFLTHLLCFFFPLAVMSYCYTAVVFTLCHSQRSLEKQGAIRLALLVTAVFCLCWLPYNITMLVETLVELGALSKQSCEARVRLEQALVMTECLGFTHCCLNPILYAFVGVRFRGDLLRLLVRWGCGRVCLPLLRAPRSSRSSNSEGGTTTINSTLV, from the exons ATGGCTGTTGTGACAGAGGGACTTTATGATTTCGACACTTTTGACAATAAG ACACTCTTTGAAGATTTGTTTAGCGGAGATGAGAACTCATCAGACGAGTCAGAGTTTGATGTCGAGTTCACCTGTTCAAGGGGGACAGGTCTGCTGTTTTCGACCGTGTTTCAGCCCTTGGCATACAGCTTGATGCTTCTACTGGGCCTGACAGGGAATGGTCTCATGCTGACTGTGCTCCTGAATCGCAGAGGCCTTCTGCGTGTCACTGAGATCTACCTGCTCCACTTGGCCGTAGCCGACCTCCTGTTCCTCTTGACTGTACCCTTTGCCTTGGCTCAGATGGTCATGGGTTGGGTATTTGGGGAATTGTTTTGCATAATGGTGGGTCTGTTGAATCGCCTTAACATGTTGTGTAGCAGTCTGCTTCTGGCCTGTATTGGTTGTGACCGTTACTTGGCCATTGTTCACGCGGTTCCCAGCCTACAGAGCCGTCGTCCCAGAAACGTGCACCTCACCTGTTTGTTCCTGTGGCTCATGTGTCTGATCTTGTCTGCCCCGAATGCTGCATTTCTCTCTGTGGCCGAGGTTCAGACCCGTCAAACGTGCAGTTTCCACAGTCACGGCATCCATGCCAAAAACTGGCGTCTGACCAACCGGTTTCTGACCCACCTCTTGTGTTTTTTCTTCCCACTGGCTGTCATGAGTTACTGCTACACAGCTGTGGTGTTTACCCTGTGCCACAGTCAGAGGAGCCTGGAGAAGCAGGGGGCCATTCGCTTGGCCTTACTGGTCACGGCGGTGTTCTGTCTCTGCTGGCTGCCCTACAACATCACCATGCTGGTGGAGACCTTGGTGGAGCTGGGGGCCCTTTCTAAACAAAGCTGTGAGGCCCGTGTCCGACTGGAGCAGGCTCTGGTGATGACAGAGTGCCTGGGGTTTACACACTGCTGTCTCAACCCCATATTGTATGCTTTTGTTGGAGTGCGTTTCCGTGGTGACCTTCTCAGGTTACTAGTTAGATGGGGCTGTGGCCGTGTTTGTCTGCCTCTCCTCAGAGCACCGCGGTCCTCTAGGTCATCAAACTCTGAGGGAGGGACAACCACTATCAATAGCACGCTCGTCTGA